Proteins from one Chloroherpetonaceae bacterium genomic window:
- a CDS encoding heavy metal-associated domain-containing protein: protein MNNFVLKTVTSLAIFITLIVVGCKEEKIETIEVKVSGMVCNSCEKAIETKVASLDGVKSVKATQPEGKVTIELSSNTNLETVTKEIEGLHYKVEGTPIIKSSL, encoded by the coding sequence ATGAATAATTTTGTTTTAAAAACGGTAACCTCGCTTGCAATTTTTATAACCCTAATTGTTGTAGGATGCAAAGAAGAAAAAATTGAAACAATAGAGGTAAAAGTTAGCGGAATGGTTTGTAATAGCTGTGAAAAAGCCATTGAAACAAAAGTTGCTTCTCTTGACGGAGTGAAAAGCGTAAAAGCAACTCAACCAGAAGGAAAAGTAACAATTGAACTTTCAAGCAATACAAACCTTGAAACTGTTACAAAAGAAATTGAAGGTTTGCACTATAAAGTTGAAGGTACACCAATTATCAAATCTTCTTTGTGA
- a CDS encoding alpha/beta hydrolase, with protein MISYLSRNLEGNQNKPLVLLLHAFPLNAEMWLPTLILFGNKDWPILAPTVYGTNGSEEKKNWNFTQYASELIELARYIGYQKVIPIGVSMGGYVAFEILRSESESIAGLVLCNTKGESDTEEGKKQRDSLIKQIEERGNQVCIEQNLPKLLGHTTKTNNPELSIDLGSLIKTNRKTSLIEQIKALKNRNDSTELMKGIKQPTLVIAGNEDELMSPEVVKKIYEGIPETTKKEFIEIQKSGHLSVLEQPEHFHRSVEKFIEPFMNSMWD; from the coding sequence ATGATTTCATACCTCTCACGGAATCTTGAAGGAAATCAAAACAAACCGCTGGTACTATTACTTCATGCATTTCCATTAAATGCAGAAATGTGGCTTCCAACATTAATTCTTTTTGGGAATAAAGACTGGCCAATTCTTGCACCAACTGTTTACGGAACCAATGGAAGCGAAGAAAAGAAGAACTGGAACTTCACACAATATGCAAGTGAGCTTATCGAATTAGCAAGATACATAGGATACCAAAAAGTAATTCCGATAGGTGTGTCAATGGGCGGTTATGTCGCTTTCGAAATTCTCCGAAGTGAAAGCGAAAGCATAGCAGGATTGGTATTGTGTAATACGAAAGGTGAGTCAGACACTGAAGAAGGAAAAAAACAACGGGATTCACTCATAAAGCAGATTGAGGAAAGAGGGAATCAAGTTTGCATTGAACAAAATCTTCCAAAACTTTTAGGTCATACAACAAAAACAAACAACCCCGAACTGAGTATAGACTTAGGATCACTCATAAAAACGAATCGTAAAACGAGTTTAATCGAACAAATTAAGGCATTGAAGAATAGAAACGATTCAACTGAATTAATGAAAGGAATTAAACAACCTACACTTGTGATAGCAGGAAATGAAGATGAACTGATGTCACCGGAGGTGGTGAAAAAAATTTACGAGGGAATCCCTGAAACCACCAAAAAAGAATTTATTGAGATACAAAAAAGTGGACATCTAAGTGTATTAGAACAACCGGAACACTTTCATAGAAGCGTTGAAAAATTTATTGAACCATTCATGAACTCAATGTGGGATTAA
- a CDS encoding RagB/SusD family nutrient uptake outer membrane protein: MFTLRRYLSILVIAVTLVVGSGCADLNVENPNNPDVERVLATTNDLLGVQQGALIALFTPHATGPSGFSSNVNLEWTADYVTMTNNVNTWWSQFKAEPRPQFNNTVANGSLAVFSGPYSRWYAAISASNDVIRAIAVQQRSLSTAADTRALLATAYFVRAMAFGYLANVFDKAVIVDLNTDVSNPSLPFASYSQVMTFAQRSFDLADSVCNVSGGFTLPASFIPTTGGPYNAARFSRLINTYRANMQVQNSRNRSENDAQNWAQILNWVNKGLNTGEDFTITIDYINWGNNFQILAGLDWYWRVDHRVIRWIDPNYPKRFPNTIPQTNSLPPANGSADARLATYFRFESSFGSFNPTRGPQLRSHYRFGRFEDLFAADNDGTPFPSIFLYAETNRLLRAEALAMTGNVSGAIAILNDPSGRRKTEGNVADIPGTATREEVIQQIHRERDLELMFSDYGLHFMDMRRFELLQKGTILHFPVPVTQLNIMQVPNYTFGGQTPTAEQATGTATDTTKAWIRPSEQNIVARPL; encoded by the coding sequence ATGTTTACACTTAGAAGGTATCTATCAATCTTAGTGATTGCGGTTACTCTCGTAGTAGGCTCGGGGTGCGCAGATCTCAATGTCGAAAATCCAAACAATCCAGATGTCGAAAGAGTTTTAGCCACCACAAATGATTTATTGGGCGTTCAACAGGGCGCGTTGATTGCATTGTTTACACCTCACGCAACAGGTCCTAGCGGTTTTTCCTCGAATGTAAACTTGGAGTGGACCGCAGACTATGTTACGATGACGAACAATGTCAATACTTGGTGGTCACAGTTTAAGGCTGAACCAAGACCTCAATTCAATAATACGGTTGCGAATGGATCATTGGCAGTATTTAGTGGGCCTTATTCGCGTTGGTATGCAGCAATATCAGCTTCAAACGATGTCATTAGAGCCATTGCAGTTCAGCAACGTTCTTTATCAACGGCCGCGGATACAAGAGCATTACTTGCAACTGCGTATTTTGTGAGAGCAATGGCATTTGGATATTTAGCAAATGTATTTGACAAAGCGGTTATTGTGGATTTAAATACAGATGTATCAAATCCTTCATTACCCTTTGCGTCTTATTCCCAAGTTATGACCTTTGCTCAAAGAAGCTTTGACTTGGCAGATTCAGTTTGCAATGTTTCTGGCGGCTTTACGCTTCCCGCTTCTTTTATTCCAACCACTGGTGGACCGTACAATGCAGCTCGATTTAGCAGGTTAATCAATACATATCGTGCGAATATGCAGGTGCAAAATTCTAGAAATAGAAGTGAAAATGATGCTCAAAACTGGGCACAAATCTTAAATTGGGTAAACAAAGGCTTAAACACAGGTGAAGATTTTACAATTACAATTGATTATATAAATTGGGGTAACAATTTCCAAATTCTTGCCGGTTTAGACTGGTATTGGAGAGTAGATCACCGTGTTATTCGTTGGATTGATCCCAATTATCCAAAGAGATTCCCTAACACGATTCCTCAAACTAATTCATTACCACCCGCCAATGGTTCGGCTGATGCACGTTTAGCCACATATTTCAGATTCGAAAGCAGTTTTGGATCATTTAACCCAACAAGAGGACCCCAATTAAGAAGTCATTATCGATTTGGAAGATTTGAAGACCTATTTGCTGCTGATAATGATGGTACACCATTCCCCTCAATTTTTCTTTACGCAGAAACCAATCGACTTCTTAGAGCAGAAGCTTTAGCAATGACGGGGAATGTGTCCGGTGCAATCGCAATTTTGAATGATCCATCTGGTCGTAGAAAAACAGAGGGAAATGTTGCTGATATTCCCGGAACAGCAACTCGGGAAGAAGTAATTCAACAAATCCATCGTGAACGCGATCTTGAGTTAATGTTCTCAGATTATGGTCTTCACTTTATGGATATGAGAAGATTTGAATTGTTACAAAAAGGAACAATTCTTCACTTTCCAGTGCCTGTTACACAGCTCAATATCATGCAAGTACCTAATTACACATTCGGTGGTCAAACACCAACGGCTGAACAAGCTACGGGAACAGCTACCGATACTACCAAAGCGTGGATACGACCGAGCGAACAAAACATTGTTGCCAGACCTCTATAA
- a CDS encoding MarC family protein, whose product MGLTLFITLILSFLFIATSASINSEITFDNFLLCFIPLFVAIDVIGTLPLFIGLTSSFQEKTKRRLTTQAVLTAFALSLIIMVAGKGLFDLLGISISDFRIAGGIILLLLAIMDLISPGADESKQPADPSKIGIVPLGIPLVIGPASLTTLLILRDTYGFQLTLIALVLNLLIVFLLFYFSGYAQRLIGPNGAKAVAKVAALFLAAIAVMMIRVGISDVIKSF is encoded by the coding sequence GTGGGATTAACACTCTTTATAACCTTAATACTCTCTTTCCTATTTATCGCAACTTCTGCATCGATTAACAGTGAAATCACTTTCGATAATTTTTTACTTTGTTTTATCCCGCTCTTTGTTGCGATTGATGTAATTGGAACATTACCGCTATTTATCGGACTCACTTCAAGTTTTCAAGAGAAAACGAAAAGAAGATTGACAACGCAAGCCGTGCTGACTGCTTTTGCACTATCATTAATTATTATGGTTGCAGGGAAGGGGTTATTTGATTTATTGGGTATCTCAATTTCTGATTTCAGAATCGCGGGAGGGATAATTCTACTGCTGCTCGCAATTATGGATTTAATTTCGCCGGGCGCGGATGAATCGAAGCAACCTGCAGACCCAAGCAAAATCGGTATCGTGCCATTAGGGATTCCACTCGTTATCGGCCCTGCGTCTCTAACAACGCTTTTAATTTTACGAGATACTTACGGGTTTCAACTCACTTTAATTGCGCTTGTGCTTAATCTGCTGATTGTATTTCTTCTGTTTTACTTTTCAGGTTATGCACAACGGCTCATAGGTCCAAATGGAGCGAAAGCCGTAGCCAAAGTAGCGGCTTTATTTTTGGCGGCAATCGCAGTGATGATGATTCGGGTTGGAATTTCAGATGTCATCAAATCCTTTTAA
- a CDS encoding YtxH domain-containing protein, giving the protein MSDQKDQYYKGLFWGTILGAAAGAVAGILFAPDKGSETRAKLKEKINELIENGLELSAETLANFQNQDTSESIFTESIHENDAKKTADDIVNEAKVKAAKLIAEANTLLKEAKDASGLIASKPNGFKS; this is encoded by the coding sequence ATGAGTGATCAAAAAGACCAGTACTATAAAGGGCTGTTTTGGGGAACCATACTCGGCGCCGCGGCAGGCGCTGTTGCAGGAATTCTCTTTGCACCAGATAAAGGAAGTGAAACCCGTGCTAAACTGAAAGAAAAAATCAACGAGCTTATTGAAAATGGACTTGAATTAAGTGCCGAAACTTTAGCAAATTTTCAAAATCAAGATACCAGTGAATCTATCTTTACAGAAAGCATTCATGAGAACGATGCAAAAAAAACGGCCGATGACATTGTCAATGAAGCAAAAGTTAAGGCCGCAAAACTCATTGCTGAAGCTAATACATTATTAAAGGAAGCCAAAGACGCAAGTGGGTTAATTGCCTCAAAACCAAATGGTTTTAAGAGTTAA